The following DNA comes from Trueperaceae bacterium.
GACGCGCTGCGGCCTCGCGTCCGCGTCACGGCCCTCGACTGAGCGCCCGCGACCGCCTCCGCGGCCGACCTCAGGACCCGAACAGGTTCGGCAGTTCGCTCTCCTCGACCAGCACCTCGCGAGGTTTGCTGCCGACGTGCGGGCCGACCACCCCGAGCGCCTCGAGGGAGTCCATCAACTTCCCCGCGCGGGCGTGCCCGACCTGCATGCGGCGCTGCAACCGACTGACGCTGGCGTTCCCCTCGCGAATCACGAGCTCCGCGGCGGCGCGCAGCTTGTCGTCGTTCCAATCGACCAACCCCGACGCCTCGGAGTCGTCCTGCGACACCGGCTCGAAATCGCCGCCGTACGCCTCGACGAACTCGTCGTCGAAGTACTGCCGACGCAGGAACGCCGCGACGGTCGCCATCTCCTCCTCGCTCACGAACGGGCCCTGGAGGCGGACGGGCTTCACGAGGCCCGGCTGGTAGAACAGCGCGTCGCCGTTCCCGACGAGGCGTTCGGCGCCCATGGCGTCGAGGATCGTGCGGGAGTCGTGACTCGAGCTGACGGCGAACGCCATGCGGGCGGGCACGTTGACCTTGATGAGGCTGGTGATGATGTCCACCGACGGGCGTTGCGTCGCGAGGATGAGGTGCATGCCGGTCGCGCGCGCCATCTGCGCGAGCCGCATGATCGCCGACTCGACCTCCTTCGGGCTGGTGATCATCAGGTCGGCGAGCTCGTCGATGACGATCACGACGAACGGGAGTTGCGGCAGGTCGAGGTTGCGGGCCTTCTCGTTGTACTGATCCAGGTTCTTCGCCCCGATGCGGCTCATCATCTTGTAGCGCCGCTCCATGTGCGTCACCGCCCCCAACAGGACGCCGGCGGCGTCGGAGGGGTTCGTCACGACCGGCCGCACCAGGTGCGGAATGCCGTCGAACGGCGTGAGCTCCACCATCTTCGGGTCGATCATCAGGAACCGCAGGTCGGTCGGGAGGAACGTGTAGATCAGGCTCGCGATGAAGGTGTTGACCGCAACCGACTTGCCCGACCCCGTCGATCCGGCGATCAGGAGGTGCGGCATCTTCGCGAGGTCCGCGACCGTCATCTCCCCGTCGATCGACTTCCCCAGGATCAACGGGAGGCGCGCCCGCGCCCGCTGGTAGCTCGGGGCCCCGATCGCTTCGCGGAAGCGAATCAGGTCCCGGTCGGCGTTCGGGACCTCGAGCCCGATGACGCTCTTGCCGGGGATGGGCGCCTCGATGCGGACCGAGCTCGCCGCCATCGCGAGCGCCAGGTCGTCGGACAGGTTCGCGAACCGGGCGATCTTCTCCCCCGGCGCGGGCTCGACCTCGAAGCGGGTGACGGTCGGGCCCCGCACCGAACTCACGACGCGCCCCTGGAGCTTGAAGTTCGCGAGCGTCGCGTCGATCCGCTCGACGCGGTCCTGCGCCTCCCGCCGTTGCCCCGACGGGTCGCCCGCCCCCGGCGGGATCGGGTCGAGCAGGTCCAGGGGCGGCAGCTGCACCGGGATCCCGCCGACCTCCGGCACGTCCCCCGCCCCCGGGACGCTCGGGAGGCGCGGGTCCTCGAGGGCGTCGAGCCCCGCGTCCCCGCCCAGGCCGTCCCCCTCGACGTCGGTCGCGTCGAACGGCGGGACGGCGTCCGCGTCCCCGGCGGGATCGGGGTCCCCCGCGTCGGCCTCCGGTCCGCCGGCCCCGCCGGACAGGTCGTCGGCGTCCAGCGGCGCCGGGTCCCCCGGGGCGCCCCCCACCGCGACCGCGCCGCCGTACGCGCGCGCTTCGGCGTCGCTGCGCTGGTCGCGCAGCGCCGCCCGCCAGGCGTCCACCTCCCCGAGCAGCGCCACCCCCTGGGCCTCCGCGGCGTCGGCGAGCGCGACGTCGAACGCGGCGACCGGCTCCTGGTCGCCGTACGCCTCCACGAGGTCGCCGACCTCCCCCGCGAGGCCGCGCCACGCGTCGAGGCGTTCGCAGTGCCCCTCGAGGGTTTCCGCGGCGTCGGCCACCTCGCGGTACGCCGCGAGGCGCGCCGCGTGCGCCTCGCTCGCCGCCACGAGGCCGTGCGCGTCGACCTCCATCAGGGCGGCCTCCGCCTGGTCGCGTTCGCGGGTGAGGCGCCGGTAGCGGGCCTGCAGCGCCGTGACGTCCAGCGCCAAGCGGCTGCGCAGCGCGTCGAGCGCCGCTTCGGCGCGCGACGCGCCGGACAGGCTCTGCTGCAGGTCCCGCCCCCGGGCCTCCACCCACGCCGCGAAGTCGCGCACGCCCTCGGCGCGGAGGTGGCCGACGAGATCGGTCGCGCGGGCGGTGGTGAAGTCGTCCACCGCCGCCCGCCACGTCGCGACGTCGGCGCGGGCCTCCTCGAGCGCCGCTGCGTCCGCCCGGCCGACCTTGGCGCGCACCGCGCCGACCTGCTCCCGCCAGCGGCTCAGCTCGCCGCTGCCGGGGTACAACCCCGCGAGCGCGTCCAGTTCCCGTTCGATGCGCTTCGCGTCGCCGCGCACGAGCGCCACGTCCGCGCGGAACGCCGCGCGGGCCTTCACCGCGCGGCGGGCGGCGGCCAGCGTCCGGGCGGTGCGCGCCAGCGTCCGTCCCGACGCCACGAGGGTCGTGCGCAGGATGCGGGTGGGGCGCCACGCCAGCATCGTCTCGACCCCCAACGTGACCGCCACCGCCGCCGGGAGGACCGCCAGCGCCGCGCCGCCCGGCCCGAGCGCCGCGCGGAGCGCGGCGCCCCAGGTGCCGGCGCCGTCCGGCGGGAGGACCGCGAGGAGGGCCCAGGTCGCGGCGACGGTGAGGAGGTAGCCGAGCAGCACCCGCGGCCAGCCGGGGGGGTTGCGGCGCAGTAGGAAGGCGCCGCCCAACAGGACGAACGGGACGGGAAGGGCGTACGCGGCGCCCCCGACGCGACCGAGGACCGCGTCGCGCACGAGGACGCCGAGGTCGCCGGTCGGGAGGGCGGGCACCAGGAGGCCGGCGAACGACGCGCCGGCGGCGAGGAGGACCAGCCCGACCGCCTCGAGGTCGACGCTGCGTCCGGGGGGCGCCCCACCCTTCGATCCCGCCCCCTTGCCCCCGCCGCGCTTCGCGCGGCGGGGGGACGTGGGGGCGCTGCGGGAGCGGTCTCGAGCCACGCCGGAGTCTATCGCGGGTCGCGCCGCGGACCCGTCCTAGGCGTCGGCGTCCGCCGCGTCGCCGTCGCCGTCCGCGTCGGTCGCGACCGGGGTGGCGGGGGCGTACGCCGGCCGGCCGAACAGGTGGTCCTCGAGGATCAGCTTCGCGAGCGCGACGAGGGGGACGGCGAGCAACGCCCCGACGATCCC
Coding sequences within:
- a CDS encoding DNA translocase FtsK, with the protein product MARDRSRSAPTSPRRAKRGGGKGAGSKGGAPPGRSVDLEAVGLVLLAAGASFAGLLVPALPTGDLGVLVRDAVLGRVGGAAYALPVPFVLLGGAFLLRRNPPGWPRVLLGYLLTVAATWALLAVLPPDGAGTWGAALRAALGPGGAALAVLPAAVAVTLGVETMLAWRPTRILRTTLVASGRTLARTARTLAAARRAVKARAAFRADVALVRGDAKRIERELDALAGLYPGSGELSRWREQVGAVRAKVGRADAAALEEARADVATWRAAVDDFTTARATDLVGHLRAEGVRDFAAWVEARGRDLQQSLSGASRAEAALDALRSRLALDVTALQARYRRLTRERDQAEAALMEVDAHGLVAASEAHAARLAAYREVADAAETLEGHCERLDAWRGLAGEVGDLVEAYGDQEPVAAFDVALADAAEAQGVALLGEVDAWRAALRDQRSDAEARAYGGAVAVGGAPGDPAPLDADDLSGGAGGPEADAGDPDPAGDADAVPPFDATDVEGDGLGGDAGLDALEDPRLPSVPGAGDVPEVGGIPVQLPPLDLLDPIPPGAGDPSGQRREAQDRVERIDATLANFKLQGRVVSSVRGPTVTRFEVEPAPGEKIARFANLSDDLALAMAASSVRIEAPIPGKSVIGLEVPNADRDLIRFREAIGAPSYQRARARLPLILGKSIDGEMTVADLAKMPHLLIAGSTGSGKSVAVNTFIASLIYTFLPTDLRFLMIDPKMVELTPFDGIPHLVRPVVTNPSDAAGVLLGAVTHMERRYKMMSRIGAKNLDQYNEKARNLDLPQLPFVVIVIDELADLMITSPKEVESAIMRLAQMARATGMHLILATQRPSVDIITSLIKVNVPARMAFAVSSSHDSRTILDAMGAERLVGNGDALFYQPGLVKPVRLQGPFVSEEEMATVAAFLRRQYFDDEFVEAYGGDFEPVSQDDSEASGLVDWNDDKLRAAAELVIREGNASVSRLQRRMQVGHARAGKLMDSLEALGVVGPHVGSKPREVLVEESELPNLFGS